The genomic DNA CTTTCTGTCTGTCCGTCGTGGCGCTGCGCCGCGGTGAGCACGTCAGCGCACTGTGGATAGTCGTTGCCTCGGTATCGGTTTATCTGGTGGCTTACCGCTACTACAGTCTGTACATCGCTCAAAAAGTGATGAAGCTCGACCCTACCCGCTCAACGCCGGCGGTGATTAACAACGACGGCCTGAACTATGTGCCGACTAACCGTTACGTGCTGTTTGGTCACCACTTCGCGGCTATTGCCGGTGCAGGCCCGCTGGTGGGTCCGGTGCTGGCGGCGCAAATGGGCTACCTGCCTGGCACGCTGTGGCTGCTGGCGGGCGTCGTGCTCGCGGGTGCGGTGCAGGACTTTATGGTGCTGTTTATCTCCTCGCGCCGTAACGGTTCGTCCCTCGGCGAAATGGTCAAAGAAGAGATGGGTCGCATCCCGGGCTCGATTGCCCTGTTCGGCTGCTTCCTGATCATGATAATCATCCTCGCGGTGCTGGCGCTGATTGTCGTAAAAGCACTGGCGGAAAGCCCGTGGGGCGTCTTTACCGTCTGCTCGACTGTGCCGATTGCGCTGTTTATGGGCATCTACATGCGCTTTATCCGCCCGGGTCGCGTGGGTGAAGTGTCGGTGATTGGTATTGTGCTGCTGGTCGCGTCCATCTGGTTTGGTGGTGTAATTGCGCACGACCCGTACTGGGGCCCGGCGCTGACCTTTAAAGACACCACCATTACCTTCGCGCTGGTGGGTTATGCTTTTGTCTCCGCGCTGCTGCCGGTATGGCTGATTCTGGCGCCGCGCGACTACCTCGCGACTTTCCTGAAAATCGGCGTGATCGTCGGTCTGGCGCTCGGCATCGTGATCCTCAACCCGGATCTGAAAATGCCCGCGGTAACCCAGTACATCGACGGTACCGGTCCGCTGTGGAAAGGGGCGCTGTTCCCGTTCCTGTTTATCACCATCGCCTGTGGCGCCGTCTCTGGTTTCCACGCGCTGATCGCCTCCGGCACTACGCCGAAACTGCTGGCAAACGAAACCGACGCTCGCTTTATCGGTTACGGTGCCATGCTGATGGAATCTTTCGTGGCGATCATGGCGCTGGTGGCGGCATCGATCATCGAACCGGGTCTCTATTTCGCGATGAACACCCCGCCTGCGGGCCTTGGCATCACCATGCCGAACCTGCATGAAATGGGTGGCGACAACGCCGCGATGATCCTGGCGCAGTTGAAAGACGCCAGTACGCATGCGGCAGCGACCGTCAGTTCATGGGGCTTCGTGATCTCACCTGAGCAGATCATGCAGACCGCGAAGGACATCGGCGAGCCGTCCGTTCTGAACCGTGCGGGTGGTGCACCGACGCTGGCCGTAGGTATCGCTCACGTGTTCCACAAAGTGCTGCCGATGGCGGACATGGGCTTCTGGTACCACTTCGGTATTCTGTTTGAAGCGCTGTTCATCCTGACCGCGCTGGACGCCGGTACCCGTGCGGGCCGCTTTATGTTGCAGGACTTGCTCGGCAACTTCGTACCGTTCCTGAAAAAAACCGACTCACTGGTGGCTGGCGTGCTGGGTACCGCGGGTTGTGTTGGACTGTGGGGTTACCTGTTGTATCAGGGCGTGGTCGATCCGTTGGGCGGCGTGAAGAGCCTGTGGCCGCTGTTCGGTATCTCTAACCAGATGCTGGCCGCCGTCGCGCTGGTGCTCGGCACCGTCGTCCTCGTGAAGATGAAACGCACCAAATACATCTGGGTCACCGTGGTACCGGCGCTGTGGCTGCTGCTCTGCACCTCCTGGGCGTTGGGTCTGAAACTGTTCAGCACCAACCCGTCGCTGGAAGGCTTCTTCTTCATGGCCAACCAGTACAAAGAGAAGATTGCTGCGGGCGGCGCGAACCTCACCGCGCAGGAAGTTGCTAACATGAACCACATTGTGGTGAATAACTACACCAACGCGGGTCTGAGTATTCTGTTCCTGGTGGTGGTGTACAGCATCATCTTCTACGGTATCAAAACCTGGCTGAAGGCACGCGCCATCGACGCACGTACCGACAAAGAAACGCCATACATTGCGGTACCGGAAGGCGGCGTGAAGACCTCTTCACACCATTAATACGGTAATCATCAGTCTCTGTAGGCCCGGTAAGCGTAGCGCCACCGGGCTTTTTCTTATCAGGATGGCAAAATGTTTGGTAACTTAGGTGAAGCCAAAAAATATCTCGGTCAGGCGGCAAAGATGCTGATTGGCATCCCGGATTACGACAACTATGTCGAGCACATGAAGGCCAACCATCCGGACAAGCCGTACATGACCTACACCGAATTTTTCCGCGAGCGTCAGGAAGCGCGCTACGGCGGGAATGGAGAAGGCGGCGTACGCTGTTGCTAAAGGAGAGAACATGACACCTGTTGCAGTTACCCTGCTCACCGGCTTTCTCGGCGCGGGCAAAACCACGCTGTTGCGCCATATCCTCAACGAACAGCACGGCTACAAAATCGCTGTTATCGAAAACGAATTTGGCGAAGTGTCGGTGGATGATCAGCTCATCGGCGATCGCGCCACGCAGATCAAAACCCTGACCAACGGCTGCATCTGTTGCAGTCGCTCTAACGAACTGGAAGACGCGCTGCTGGATCTGCTCGACAGCCTCGATCGCGGCGACATCCACTTCGACAGGCTGGTGATTGAGTGCACCGGCATGGCCGATCCCGGCCCGATCATTCAGACCTTTTTCTCCCATGAAATTCTTTGCCAGCGCTACCTGCTGGACGGCGTGATCGCGCTGGTGGATGCCGTCCACGCGGACGACCAAATGAATCAGTTCACGCTTGCTCAGTCGCAAATCGGCTATGCGGATCGCATTCTGCTGACCAAAACCGACGTCGCCGGCGACAGTGAAAAACTGCGCGAGCGCATTGCACGCATCAATGCCCGTGCGCCGGTCTACACCGTGACGCATGGCGATATCGATCTCGCGCTGCTGTTCGATACCAACGGTTTCATGCTGGAAGAGAATGTGGTGCAGCCGACACCGCGCTTCCACTTTATCGCGGACAAGCAAAACGACATCGCCTCCATCGTGGTCGAACTGGATTACCCGGTCGACATCAGCGACGTATCGCGGGTGATGGAAAATCTGCTGCTGTCGTTTGCCGATAAACTGCTACGTTACAAAGGTATGCTGTGGATTGACGGCGAGCCGAATCGCCTGCTGTTTCAGGGCGTTCAGCGCCTGTACAGCGCCGACTGGGACCGCCCATGGGGTGACGAAACGCCGCACAGCACGCTGGTGTTTATCGGCGTCCAGTTGCCGGAAGCGGAAATTCGCGCCGCCTTTGCCGGGCTAAAAAAATAGGGTGTGGTCATGACCTCCCCTCGTGATATCAACCAGCGTTTTTTGCGCCCCACCCATCTTCCGTGGGTGGAGCTGCGCAGCACTTACCTGAGTCGACAGGCGTACAAACGCCATCAGCACACAGAGCTCTCCATCGGGGCCATCGTCGAAGGAGAAACCTGTTGCGTCTGCGACGGGCATGAATACCGGCTGCAACCTGGCGATATCATCGTCATCCCGCCGCACGTGGCGCATAGCTGTAACCCAGTGGCGTCGCAGCCCCGCAGCTACCACATGCTTTATCTTGATGTGTCGTGGTGCCTGGCGCTGTTCACTCCCACGACCACGCTGCTCACCATCGCTCAACCGGTGATCCGTGATCCCGCGCTGTTCGCGCGTTATCAGGAGATTGTCGCGATGATGGCAACCCCACCGTCTCCGTTGCTGGCATCCCGCTTAGTATCGTTGTTCCAGGCGCTGCCATTGATTCCTGCAATGCCGTCACACACGCACCACGCATCGCAGCAGCTTGGCGATCATCTTTTGTCGAATCTTCAAAGACCGCTGGCACTTGACGCGCTGGCGAACACCTTCGCCCTGCGCAAAGAGACGTTGATCCGCCTGTTCCGCCAGGATACCGGCCTCACACCCGGCGCATTCCTCAATATGGCCCGCATCGAATACGCCAAATCACGTCTGCGCGCGGGTGAGGATATCGCCGACGTCGGCTACCAGAGCGGGTTCGCCGACCAGAGCCATTTTCACAAAACCTTTGTCAGTTACACCGCCGCCACTCCCCGCCAGTACGCCCGCGGCAGATCAATATCAGACAATAATTAATTCACGTCTCGCCTTAAGGTGAACGCAGCTTTTTCGTGCTGAGGTCACCATGGAATCGTTGTCTGTTCTCTTTCCTTCCGCGTTTCTCGCGCTGGCGCTGTCGCATTTTGTCGCCCTGCTCAGTCCTGGTCCGGATTTTTTCCTGCTGACGGGGTATGCCATCCGCTACCGGCTTCGCGGCAGCTTCGGGCTTTGTCTCGGTATCGCCGCCGGAAATGGCCTCTATATTCTGCTCGCCATTATTGGCTGGAGCGCCCTGCGACAGTTCACGCTACTGTTCACTGTTATCGAACTGGCAGGCGCGGCGTATCTGCTGTGGATTGGCATGCAGTTGATTCGTTATGCCACCACTTCGCTGGCGCTGGAGAAGGTGCAGGGAAATTGCCCGTCGTTGCCGCAACAGTTGCTGCTCGGGCTTGGCTCCGCAATGCTGAACCCGAAAAATGCATTGTTCTATCTGTCGCTCATGACCGCCCTGCTCGGCCCGCAGGTGACGCTGTTGCAACAAACCACCTGCGGCGTATGGATGGTCACGGTGGTACTAGGGTGGGATCTGCTGGTCGTTAAGCTCATCTCGCTACCGCATATCCAGCGCTCTTTACAGCATTATATCGGCTGGATTGAGCGTACCGCAGGCATAGTGCTGATGGGGTTTGGCGGCTGGATTTTATGGCGTTTTCTGGTGTAAGCACCGAAGCCGTTACTACAAAAATCCCCTGCGGCGCTCTATGCTTAGCGGATGGATAAATTAGCTGAACTCAAACGCGCCCGACGGCTGGCGCTGTCGCTGCTGTTAGTGGCGGTGGCGATTTTTGTCACGACGTTGTTTCTGCCACCACGCTGGTGGGTGGGTGCGCTCAAGGCGATGTCGGAAGCGGCAATGGTCGGCGCGCTGGCTGACTGGTTCGCGGTAGTGGCGCTGTTTCGCCACATTCCCATCCCGCTTATTTCCCGCCATACGGCGATCATTCCCCGCAATAAAGACCGGATTGGCGACAATCTCGGCCGTTTCGTGCAGGAGGAATTTCTCGATACCCAATCGCTGGTGACGCTGATCCAGCGTCATGAACCGGCGATGATGATCGGCACCTGGTTCAGCCAGCCGCAGAACGCGCAGAAGGTCGGGCATCATCTGATGACCGTGATGGGCGGTTTCCTTGAACTGACCGATGATGCGCGCATTCAGGGGTTACTGAAACGCGCGGTGCATAAGGCGATCGACAAAGTGGATCTCACCGGCACCAGCGCGCTGATGCTCGAAAGCATGACTAAAGACAACCGCCACCAGACGCTGCTGGACGCGCTGATCGCCCAGTTGATGGTGCTGATCCATCGCGACAGCACCCGGCGCTTTATCGCGAAACAGATTGTCCACTGGCTGGAAACCGAGCACCCGCTGAAGGCCAAAGTGTTGCCCACCGAATGGCTTGGCGAGCACAGTGCCGAACTGGTCTCCGAGGCGGTAGACACGCTGTTGGACGACGTCACCGTCGACAGCACGCACCAGATCCGTCAGGCGTTTGACCGCGCGGTACTGAGGCTTATCGAGTCACTGAAAAGCGACCCACAACTGGCGCAGCGCGCCGATGACATCAAACGCTACCTGAAAAACGATGCAGCGTTTAACGGCTATCTCGGCGAATTGTGGGCTGATCTGCGTCGCTGGTTGAAGGATGATCTTAACGCCGAAGATTCCCGCGTCCGGCAGCGCGTCGCCGAAGCCGGGCAGTGGTTTGGCGAAACGCTGGTAGCGGATGGCGCATTGCGCGCCTCGTTGAATGAGCACCTCGAGGAGGCCGCCCGCCGTGCGGCGCCGGATTTCGCCGCCTTCCTCACCCGCCACATCAGCGACACGGTCAAAAGCTGGGACGCGCGTGAAATGTCGCAACAGATCGAGCTCAACATCGGCAAAGATTTGCAGTTTATTCGCATTAACGGGACACTGGTCGGCGGTAGTATCGGGTTGATTCTCTGGCTGGTATCCCAACTTCCGGCACTGTTCGCCACGCCGGTAGGGTAAAAAGCCGCGACGGATTTCGCCCTGGCTGTTTTTCCCCGCACACGGAGTACGTTTTTTATGCAACGGATGTTGTCTTTTTTTCGTCGCCATGCCGCCACGCTGTTCTTTCCGATGGCGTTGATTATTTACGATTTTGCCGCCTACCTGACGACGGATTTAATCCAGCCGGGCATTATCAACGTGGTCCGCGATTTTAACGCCGATGTCAGTCTCGCCCCGGCCTCCGTCAGCCTCTATCTGGCAGGTGGAATGGCGCTGCAATGGCTGCTCGGACCGCTCTCGGACAGGATTGGTCGTCGTCCGGTGCTCATCACTGGCGCACTGATTTTTACCCTCGCCTGCACCGCTACGCTGTTTACCACCTCCATGGAACAGTTTCTGGTGGCGCGGTTCGTGCAGGGTACCAGCATCTGCTTTATCGCTACCGTCGGCTACGTGACCATTCAGGAAGCATTCGGTCAGACGAAGGGCATCAAGCTGATGGCGATCATCACCTCGATCGTGCTGATTGCACCGGTCATCGGCCCGCTCTCCGGCGCGGCGCTGATGCATTTTATGCACTGGAAAGCGCTGTTCGGCATTATCGCTTTCCTCGGCTTTCTCGGCTGGCTCGGCCTGCTGCTGGCGATGCCGGAAACCGTACAACGGGGCGTCGTGCCGTTAAGCGTGACCGGCGTTCTGCGCGATTTCCGCAATGTCTTTCGCAACCGGGTGTTTCAACTTGGCGCGGCGGCGATCACCCTGAGTTACATTCCGATGATGACCTGGGTGGCCGTGTCGCCGGTGATCCTGATCGACGCAGGCGGCATGACGACTGCGGAGTTCGCCTGGGCGCAGGTACCGGTGTTTGGCGCGGTGATTGTCGCCAACATGGTGGTGGCGCGGTTCGTGAAAGATCCCACCGAACCGCGGTTCATCTGGCGGGCGATCCCCATCCAGCTGTTCGGGCTTATGTTGCTCATCGTCGGCAATCTGCTGTGGCCGCATGTCTGGCTGTGGTCAGTCACCGGTACCAGCCTGTACGCGTTCGGCATCGGGCTGATTTTCCCGACGCTGTTCCGCTTTACGCTCTTCTCGAATGCTCTGCCGAAAGGCACGGTGTCGGCCTCGCTGAACATGATTATTCTGACCGGGATGGCAGTGGCTGTTGAGGGCGCACGCTGGCTGTGGTTTAACGGCGGGCGGATCCCGTTCCATCTGCTGGCAGTAGTCGCGGGGATTGCCGTGGTGTTTGCGCTGGCGGGTTTGCTGCGACGCGTCCGGCAGCATAATGCTTCGCTTCCGGCGACGGAGAAAGAGACTATTTGAGTATGTCAAAGGGTTCCGTTCACCTCAATTTTCCTGCCTCTTTGGGGCCATGGCACCTGTGAACGTGTTAAGGATGCTCGTCGCCGCACCCTTAACAATCCCGGCTCCCGGCAGGAAAATTGCCGCTTCGCGGTGCCCTCCGCTTATTCCTCCAGGCGGCCGGGTCGGGCGTGAGCCTGCGTCCCTGCAGGCCACACCCTAAGTCCGCATCCTTGCGGACTTTCCCTGCCCTACGGAAACACGTCGGCAATTTTCGGCCGGACCAGCCACACTTCAGCATCAGTGCGCTCTGTTGTTTTTCTTTCAGCGAAACCTGTCTGCCTGAAATGCAGAACGCGGAAGCGATACTCCGGTCCGGCTTTAAAATCGATGAGATGTTGACGGCTGACCGGGTCTGCCCGCAGGGAGGCGGGCAGAGGGGACGGCCTGCCGGGACGCAGGCTCGGCCCCGACCCGAAAGGCAGACGGAATAAGTCGAATGCACCGCGAAGCGGCGATTTTTCCGCCGGGAGCCTGGGTTGCAAGGGAGGTGGCGACGAGCCTCCCTTGCACGTTCACGGGCGTTACGGTTTCAGAGTAGCACCACACTGGAAGTGAACGGAACCCTGTGCCGTAGTGACATATTCTTACTATCCCCTAACGAATGCGCCCGAACCCGGCATCCAGATCGGCAATCAAATCCTCCACCGCTTCCAGTCCGATATGCACCCGAACCAGCGTGCCGGTGAAATCTACCGCCCCCGCCGGGCGGATCTCGTTCAGTTCTTCCGGCTGGTTTGCCAGAATCAGCGACTCGAAACCACCCCAGGAATAGGCCATGTGGAACAGCGTGAAGTTGTCGAGGAAATGCGCCAGTTGCTCGTCACTCAGACGCTTTTTCAGCACAAAGGAGAACAACCCGGAACTGCCGGAAAAATCACGCTGGAAATACTCATGCCCCGGACACTGCGCCACCGCCGGGTGGTTGACCCGCTCTACTTCCGGTCGGTTCATCAGCCACTGCGCGATTTTGATGCTGCTCTCCTCGTGCTGCCTGAGGCGAATTCCCAGCGTACGCAGACCGCGGCTGCCATTGTAGGCGGTGTCGGCGTCCAGCGTCTGGCCCATCAGGTAAGAGTTTTCCCGCAGACGATCCCAACAGCGGGCATTGGACACCGCCGTACCCAGCATCCCGTCCGAGTGGCCGATGGTGTATTTGGTACCTGCCTGAATCGAAATATCGACACCGAAATCCAGTGCCTTAAAGAGCACGCCCGCCGCCCAGGTATTGTCGATCATAATGACGATCTCCGGGTTAACCGCACGGATCGCTTTTACCATCCCCGGTACATCCTGGACTTCCATGGTGATGGAGCTGGGAGATTCCAGAAACACCACTTTGGTATTGGGGCGGATAAGATCGACAATACCGGTGCCGATCATCGGATCATAATAGGTCGTTTCCACGTTGAACTTGCTGAGGATCTTCGTGCAAAAATCCTGCGTAGGTTCGTACGCTGCACCGGTCACCAGGATATGATCGCCGCTCTCAACGAACGCCAGAATCGCATTGGTTACCGCTGCCGCACCGCACGGATACAGCGCGCATCCGACACCCCCTTCCAGTTCACTCATCGCTTTCTGGAAAGCAAAGTGGGTATAGGTTCCGCGTCGACCGTAAAACAACTCACCGTTCGCCCGGTTGGCGGTGGCAAATTTCTTCTCTTTCACCGAATCGAACACCAGCGAAGAGGCGCGCTGGATCACCGGGTTAACCGCGCCCTGAGTGTAGCGTTTGTCGCGCCCGGCAATCACCAACTGCGTTTCGAGTCTGATGGAATCTTTCATAACGTCTCCTGTGACATCCTTTTAATCCGTTTGGGAAATTTATAACGCTGCGGCCGTCTGAGAGGCTTCAGAAACAGGCTGTTTTTTGCCAGTGAAGCGTTCGATGATTTGCGCCGCATTCAAATCGTGAATGACGTTAATCAGCGTGGCGGGCGCATCAGTAATGGTACCGAGCACTACCAGCATCGGGATGGTCTCCATCGGTAACCCCAACGTGGTGACGATGAAAATCTCACCGAGGAACGCGCCGCCTGGCACGCCGCCAACGATAATCGCGGAGAGGACGGCAATCAGCATGGTGAGGAAGAAGGTCTCCGTGGTGAACTCCATCCCCAGCACCGAGTAGATAAAGACGATTTTCAGTGCCGCAATCATCGCTACGCCGCCCTTGTTCAGGTTCACCAGTAACGGCAGGGAGACATCGACGATTTCCGGGTTGATCCCCATCGCTTTACCGGCGTGAATGGTGACTGGCAACGTTCCGAGCGAAGAACAGGTGCCCAGCGCGGTCACTGAGGGCGGGATCGCATTGCGCCAGAAGGCTTTCACCGCCGGCATGCCGCCGCCAATCCAGGAATAAACAATGGAGCCGAGCACGTAGTAGATCACTGTCGCCGCCATAAACAGAATGATGGCGCGGGCAAAGGTGAGCAGAATACCGGAGTCCTGGCTGGCCATCGTCGCGGCGAAGTAGCAACCCAGACCGATGGGCGCGACCGTCATGATGATAGAGACCACTTTCATAATCACCGTGTTGGCATCTTCCAGTAACGAGGCGATACGTCTGCCAGCGCTGTCAGATTGACCAATGGCGATCCCGGCGATAATCGCCATCACAATCAGCGCCAGAATGTTGGATTTTGAAAACAGCCCCACGAAATCATGCGTGGTGATCATGCTGACAAAATCCATCTTGCCGCTGCCCGCTTCCACAGTTTTCGACAGGTCAATCGTCACGCCCTGCGCCGGGTTGTACCACAATGCAAGTGCGACAATCCCTGCCGCCGGAATAAGCGCCATGGCGATCGAGACAATAAAAATAATCGCCATAATACGACCCAGACGTTTCAGGTCGGTCATTCTGGCGATGGATGACATCACGCTGATACCCACCAGCGGGACGATGATCATAAATAACAGGTTAAGGAAAATTTGCCCCAGGGGTTGTAGTTTTGCGGCAAACGTTGGCGCGTAAATTCCCAGAACGCCGCCAGCAATCAAAGCAAGTAATAAAATAATAGACGATCTGTAGGGTTCGAGTCGTGACCACATAACAGGCACCTTTTTAATTTAAATATTATGAACTGAGATAACATTCACACTTTTATTATCTCTGATGCGACTTCCTTTTATTTTGTGACGCACTTCACTTAAGTTGTCATCTTTTCATTTTGTCAGGAACTCATTTCCTGTGATTCAATAGTTGCATGTTTCAAATGGGATTGTAACGGGCTATTCGTACCGTTTTCGCAAATCACTTGTGAATGGAAGGAAACAATGAGCACCCCCATTTCGCTAAAGCATCTGGAATTTTTCGTCAGGATTGTCGAATGTGGCGGATTATCTGAAGCGGCATCACAATTAAATGTTTCCCCCTCAGCAGTCAGTAAAAGCCTGACCGCAATGGAAGATATTCTCGGTACAACGCTAATTAAACGCACAACAAGAAGCATTACCCTGACCGATGCCGGGCAATATCTTTTTAATCGCGCCAATAAATTACTAAAAGAATTTGATGAAGCGCTAAATACCACCACGGGTTATTATCAGAATCCGCAGGGAGAATTACGAATTACCTGCTCGATTGCCTTCGGTTATGCGCGACTGGTCAATCTGGTGGATAAATTCCGCAACCTGTGTCCGGACGTCAATTTATATATTGATCTGAATGACAATTTTGTGAACCTGAATGAAGCGGATTACGATATCGCCCTGCGAATTTCCATGGCGCCGCCACAAAATTATGCCATGCGCAAACTCGCGCCCATCCGCTGGGCATATTGCGCATCGCCGGGGTATCTGCGAAAAAAAGGCATCCCGCAGCGGCGTGTTGATCTCGTCGAGCACGACTGTCTGGTTTATCCGGGTCTGACGCCAGTACTCAAAGTGCCGGACGATCAGGAGCGGCTGCACCAGTTGAAAGTACGAATGCCCATTCAGGCCAACAGCAGTCTGGTATTGTTGAAGTCAGTACTCGAAGATCAGGGCGTCGCGTATCTGCCCACGTATCTGATTGGCGATCACATTCAGAAAGAGGAGATCACCCCGCTGATGCTTGACGGCAACATCACCTGCGAAACCCATGCGCTCTATGCGCTCTATTTCCCCAGCAAATACAGCAACCCAAAAGTGCGCGCGTTTATCGATTTCCTGGTGGAAGAACTGGCGCCGATCCCCGCCTGGGACAGTTGGATACCGGGGTGAGAAGGGAAGCAAAAACAACGGTAAATATTTCTGATGACGGGGCCTTTCAGCCCCGTCGGTACTTTACTGCTGAGCGCGTGGCACCACACCGTTAACCTGTAACTCGATATGCTGAGCCTCGAAGCAGTCAAACTTAAGGCTGTCAGCCTTAAGCGTAACGCCACCGAGCAGGAGAAGCGCGATAACAACGATAATGACCACATCACGACGTGATATTTTCACTACCCTGCCTCCATGCATCGCCACACTCTACCGCCGTTAATCCGGGCGTTCATGACGGGTGCAATCAAAGATGTGGCTTAGATTGCAA from Trabulsiella odontotermitis includes the following:
- a CDS encoding carbon starvation CstA family protein, which gives rise to MDTKKFLKHVPWAILGIIGAFCLSVVALRRGEHVSALWIVVASVSVYLVAYRYYSLYIAQKVMKLDPTRSTPAVINNDGLNYVPTNRYVLFGHHFAAIAGAGPLVGPVLAAQMGYLPGTLWLLAGVVLAGAVQDFMVLFISSRRNGSSLGEMVKEEMGRIPGSIALFGCFLIMIIILAVLALIVVKALAESPWGVFTVCSTVPIALFMGIYMRFIRPGRVGEVSVIGIVLLVASIWFGGVIAHDPYWGPALTFKDTTITFALVGYAFVSALLPVWLILAPRDYLATFLKIGVIVGLALGIVILNPDLKMPAVTQYIDGTGPLWKGALFPFLFITIACGAVSGFHALIASGTTPKLLANETDARFIGYGAMLMESFVAIMALVAASIIEPGLYFAMNTPPAGLGITMPNLHEMGGDNAAMILAQLKDASTHAAATVSSWGFVISPEQIMQTAKDIGEPSVLNRAGGAPTLAVGIAHVFHKVLPMADMGFWYHFGILFEALFILTALDAGTRAGRFMLQDLLGNFVPFLKKTDSLVAGVLGTAGCVGLWGYLLYQGVVDPLGGVKSLWPLFGISNQMLAAVALVLGTVVLVKMKRTKYIWVTVVPALWLLLCTSWALGLKLFSTNPSLEGFFFMANQYKEKIAAGGANLTAQEVANMNHIVVNNYTNAGLSILFLVVVYSIIFYGIKTWLKARAIDARTDKETPYIAVPEGGVKTSSHH
- a CDS encoding YbdD/YjiX family protein, which produces MFGNLGEAKKYLGQAAKMLIGIPDYDNYVEHMKANHPDKPYMTYTEFFRERQEARYGGNGEGGVRCC
- the yjiA gene encoding GTPase encodes the protein MTPVAVTLLTGFLGAGKTTLLRHILNEQHGYKIAVIENEFGEVSVDDQLIGDRATQIKTLTNGCICCSRSNELEDALLDLLDSLDRGDIHFDRLVIECTGMADPGPIIQTFFSHEILCQRYLLDGVIALVDAVHADDQMNQFTLAQSQIGYADRILLTKTDVAGDSEKLRERIARINARAPVYTVTHGDIDLALLFDTNGFMLEENVVQPTPRFHFIADKQNDIASIVVELDYPVDISDVSRVMENLLLSFADKLLRYKGMLWIDGEPNRLLFQGVQRLYSADWDRPWGDETPHSTLVFIGVQLPEAEIRAAFAGLKK
- a CDS encoding AraC family transcriptional regulator — protein: MTSPRDINQRFLRPTHLPWVELRSTYLSRQAYKRHQHTELSIGAIVEGETCCVCDGHEYRLQPGDIIVIPPHVAHSCNPVASQPRSYHMLYLDVSWCLALFTPTTTLLTIAQPVIRDPALFARYQEIVAMMATPPSPLLASRLVSLFQALPLIPAMPSHTHHASQQLGDHLLSNLQRPLALDALANTFALRKETLIRLFRQDTGLTPGAFLNMARIEYAKSRLRAGEDIADVGYQSGFADQSHFHKTFVSYTAATPRQYARGRSISDNN
- a CDS encoding LysE family translocator, whose product is MSVLFPSAFLALALSHFVALLSPGPDFFLLTGYAIRYRLRGSFGLCLGIAAGNGLYILLAIIGWSALRQFTLLFTVIELAGAAYLLWIGMQLIRYATTSLALEKVQGNCPSLPQQLLLGLGSAMLNPKNALFYLSLMTALLGPQVTLLQQTTCGVWMVTVVLGWDLLVVKLISLPHIQRSLQHYIGWIERTAGIVLMGFGGWILWRFLV
- a CDS encoding DUF445 domain-containing protein — translated: MDKLAELKRARRLALSLLLVAVAIFVTTLFLPPRWWVGALKAMSEAAMVGALADWFAVVALFRHIPIPLISRHTAIIPRNKDRIGDNLGRFVQEEFLDTQSLVTLIQRHEPAMMIGTWFSQPQNAQKVGHHLMTVMGGFLELTDDARIQGLLKRAVHKAIDKVDLTGTSALMLESMTKDNRHQTLLDALIAQLMVLIHRDSTRRFIAKQIVHWLETEHPLKAKVLPTEWLGEHSAELVSEAVDTLLDDVTVDSTHQIRQAFDRAVLRLIESLKSDPQLAQRADDIKRYLKNDAAFNGYLGELWADLRRWLKDDLNAEDSRVRQRVAEAGQWFGETLVADGALRASLNEHLEEAARRAAPDFAAFLTRHISDTVKSWDAREMSQQIELNIGKDLQFIRINGTLVGGSIGLILWLVSQLPALFATPVG
- the mdtM gene encoding multidrug efflux MFS transporter MdtM, translating into MLSFFRRHAATLFFPMALIIYDFAAYLTTDLIQPGIINVVRDFNADVSLAPASVSLYLAGGMALQWLLGPLSDRIGRRPVLITGALIFTLACTATLFTTSMEQFLVARFVQGTSICFIATVGYVTIQEAFGQTKGIKLMAIITSIVLIAPVIGPLSGAALMHFMHWKALFGIIAFLGFLGWLGLLLAMPETVQRGVVPLSVTGVLRDFRNVFRNRVFQLGAAAITLSYIPMMTWVAVSPVILIDAGGMTTAEFAWAQVPVFGAVIVANMVVARFVKDPTEPRFIWRAIPIQLFGLMLLIVGNLLWPHVWLWSVTGTSLYAFGIGLIFPTLFRFTLFSNALPKGTVSASLNMIILTGMAVAVEGARWLWFNGGRIPFHLLAVVAGIAVVFALAGLLRRVRQHNASLPATEKETI
- the metC gene encoding cystathionine beta-lyase gives rise to the protein MKDSIRLETQLVIAGRDKRYTQGAVNPVIQRASSLVFDSVKEKKFATANRANGELFYGRRGTYTHFAFQKAMSELEGGVGCALYPCGAAAVTNAILAFVESGDHILVTGAAYEPTQDFCTKILSKFNVETTYYDPMIGTGIVDLIRPNTKVVFLESPSSITMEVQDVPGMVKAIRAVNPEIVIMIDNTWAAGVLFKALDFGVDISIQAGTKYTIGHSDGMLGTAVSNARCWDRLRENSYLMGQTLDADTAYNGSRGLRTLGIRLRQHEESSIKIAQWLMNRPEVERVNHPAVAQCPGHEYFQRDFSGSSGLFSFVLKKRLSDEQLAHFLDNFTLFHMAYSWGGFESLILANQPEELNEIRPAGAVDFTGTLVRVHIGLEAVEDLIADLDAGFGRIR
- a CDS encoding dicarboxylate/amino acid:cation symporter, coding for MWSRLEPYRSSIILLLALIAGGVLGIYAPTFAAKLQPLGQIFLNLLFMIIVPLVGISVMSSIARMTDLKRLGRIMAIIFIVSIAMALIPAAGIVALALWYNPAQGVTIDLSKTVEAGSGKMDFVSMITTHDFVGLFSKSNILALIVMAIIAGIAIGQSDSAGRRIASLLEDANTVIMKVVSIIMTVAPIGLGCYFAATMASQDSGILLTFARAIILFMAATVIYYVLGSIVYSWIGGGMPAVKAFWRNAIPPSVTALGTCSSLGTLPVTIHAGKAMGINPEIVDVSLPLLVNLNKGGVAMIAALKIVFIYSVLGMEFTTETFFLTMLIAVLSAIIVGGVPGGAFLGEIFIVTTLGLPMETIPMLVVLGTITDAPATLINVIHDLNAAQIIERFTGKKQPVSEASQTAAAL